The Jannaschia sp. GRR-S6-38 genomic interval CCCGCCGCGGCCTTGGTGAAGGTCAGGCAGAGGATGCGCTCGGGTGGCGTGCCCTCCAGCAGGAGCCAGGCCACGCGGTCGGTCAGGACCCGCGTTTTGCCCGATCCCGCATTTGCCGACAGCCAGACCGAGCCCGAGGGGTCGGCGGCTCGGATCTGGGCGCGGGTGGCGTCGTCGGGCGGGGGCAGGTCGTCCATCATGCGCGGCCCACCGGGATCGTGGTCGCGTCCTGCGTGTCGTCCCATTCGCCGAAGCGCGACAGCTGATCGTAATCGGAGGCGAAGGTCAGCACGTCGGGGGCGAGGCGGGCGATATAGGGCCGCCCCTCGGCGTAGGCGCCTACCAGGTCGCGGAATTCGCGGTCGGTCTCGGCCAGGATCGCGGCATCGACCGCGACCGTCTCCTCCTTGTAGCTGGCGCCGACGCCCAGATAGGCCACCTCCGCGACGCGGGGAGGCAGGTCCCCGAAGGCGCCGCGGGTCACCATCAGCGCCTCCAGCAGAAGCTGCTTGGCGAAGGCCTCCTGCTGCTTCGCCGTGGGCGGCTTGCCGGTCTTGTAGTCGTAGATCGCCACCGCGTCGCCGCGATGATCCATGCGATCGGCGCGGGCGGTCAGGGTGAAGGGCGGGTCGTCGAAGGCCAACTCGGCGCCCCGCTCGATCGCGATCGGCCGCCCCGCCGCGCGGCGCGCGGCCTCGGCGCGCAGGAAATCGGGCAGCATGCGGTCGAACTTGCCAAGCCAGAGCCGGCGGAAGCCCGGCCAGGGGGCCTGCGACGCCAGCGTCTGCTCCAACGCGGCGCGCAGGCGATCGGCGGCGGCGGCGTCGATCTCGCCCGGCACTTCCCGGGCGAAGCGCTCCATCGCGTCGTGGATGGCCGAGCCGCGCAGCCGCGCGTCGGGCCCCTGCCGCAACGGGTCGAGCGCGCGCAGGCCCAGGATGGCGCGGGCATAGATGGCGTAGGGATCGCGGATCAGCGTCTCGACTGCGGTGACCGACAGGCGGGTCGGGCGATGGGCTGTGGGCGGTTTCGGGGCGGGGCGCGGGGCCAGCGTGGCGGGGTGGCGGGCGTCGGGTTCGGACAGGCGCGCGGCCTGCGCCAGCCAGCCGTCGCCCCGCGCCCGCATCGCCTCCAGCGCCGCCGCCGCCTCGCCGCCCAGCCCGTCCAAGAGCCCGGTCAGGCGGTTGAGCCAGCGCGAGGGCACGGTCTCGGCCTCGTCGTCGCGCAGCGCCCGGCTCAGCCAGATCTCGGCCCCGGCCGCGGCCTGCTGGAAGTCATGCGCCGACAGGCCCACGGTGCGATCCGGCAGGCGCAGCCCGGCCTGCGCGCGCATGGCGCGGTTGAGCCAGGGATCGGCGCCGGGATGGTCGGGCCAAATGCCGTCGACCAGCCCGCCCAGGATCACCCGGTCGGCGGTGCGGACCCGGGCTTCCAGCGCGCCCCAGATCATCACGTCGGGATGCGGGCCGACGGCCTCGCGTACCTCCTCGGCCGCGATCAGCCCGTGCAGGATGCGCGCGTGGTCGGCGGGCGGAAGCGGCGCGCCGCCGCGCTCGCCGGCGCAGGCACAGAGGTCGCGGAGCACGCCGCGCGCGCAGGCGCCCGCGACGCCTTTCCACAGATCGCCCGCACCGTTCTCCACCGCGTCCTCCGCCCCGTCCGCCGCCGGGCCGCGCGCCGCGTGTTCCGCGATCTCGAGATGGTCGGCCGCGTGCTCCGCCAGCGTCGCCGCCCCGGCGGACGGGGCCAGCCGGTCGAGTAGATCGCAAAGCCACGCCGTCCATTCATCGGCCTCCGCCCCGGCCCAATCGGCCACCGCGCGGCGGTCGGGGAAGGCGATCGGCGCGCGGCGCAAAAGGTCCAGCTCAAGCGCGCGCACCCGGGCCAGATGCGCGGGCCGGTCCCAGCCGCTGGCGGTCAGCGGGTGTTTCAGCAACGCGACCAGCGCCTCGCTGTCGAGAACCGGCGCCCGCAGATCGGCCACCATCAGCAGAAGCCGCCCCGGCAGCGACTGGCCGAGCGGGATGCCGGCGGAGTCGTCGGGCTCGATCCCCCAGCGGTCGAGCTGCGCCGCCACCTGCCGCGACAGCTGGCGGTCGGGGGTGATCAGCGCCGCGCGGCGCCCCTCGGCCAGCGCGGCGCGCAGGCCCAGCGCGACGGTCGTGGCCTCGGCCCCCGGGGTGGGCGCCTCGAGCAGGGTGATGCCCGCGCAGGCCGCCGCCACGTCGGCGAGGTGCGGCCCCTCCTCGCGCCAAGCATCGGTCGCGGGGGCCGGGCGCAGCGCCAGCGACAGCAGCCGGTTGCGCGCCGGCGCGGCGGGGGCGGTCCCGTCCCAGCGCGGCACGTCATCGCGGGCGAGGCCCAGATCCGCCAGCAGCGCGGCGTGGCGGTATTGCGGATGGTCCTGCGCGCCGGCCGGGCCGTGGCCGTCGCCCAGCAGGCCGGTCCAGGCGGGCTCGGGCATGTCGCGGTCGAGGCCCGGCAGGATTACCGCGCCTTGCGGCAGCGCCGTCACCGCGGTGATCAGCGCGCGGGTCGGGGCCCGCGAGGCGGTGGAGCCCGCGACGATGACGGGATCGCCGGGGGTGCGGCGCGCCAGCGCCCGAGCAGGATGTCGAGCGCGGCGCGCTGGGCGGCGGCGGGCGTGACCTCGCCCGTGCCGTCGAGCCAGGGCAGCACGATGCGCAGGAAGTCGAGATTGCGGCGCCAGTGATCGGAGAGCTCGCCCGTCTCGATCGCCTCCAGCGCCTCGAGCCCCGTGCCCTCCTCCTGCATCTCGGCCAGCAGCGTGGCGAGCGTGCCGGCGAGGTCGAAGGCGGCGGCGGGCGGCGCGAGGTCGGGGCGCGCGGCCAGCAGCCGCTCGACCAGGCGCGTCAGCCGCAGGCGCAGGGCCAGGGGGGCGATCGTCGCCCGGGGCGCCGCGCCGGGCGGCAGGAGCGCGGCGAGGTCCGAGACGAGCCCGATCCGCGGCAGCAGCGTCGCGCCGCGCTGGGCGAAGGCGGCCTCGACCCGGCGGGCCATGCGATGGGTGTTCACCAGCAGCGTGACCCGGGCCAGCGCCTCGGGCGGCGCGTCCGCGAGCCGCGCGGTCAGGCCCGCGACGACGGCACGGCTGAAATCGACGCCGGGCGGCTCGTGGAAGACGCCGCGGATCACGCCGCCGCCGCCAGCATCGCCTCGGCCCGGGCGATGCCCTCGGGCGTGCCGACATCGGCCCAGCCGCCGGGATGCCGCGTGCCGTGGAGCCGGCCGGCCGCGAGCATCGGGCGCCAGAGCTCCCAGAGCGAGAAGACCCGGTCGGGAACCCGCGCCAGCGCCTCGGTCTTGACGATGCCGGCGCCGGTATAGCCCAGGGGCCGGGCCGCCCTCGTCAGCGCGCCATCCGCGGCGATGCCGAAATCGGCGCCGCAGGGCCCGGCGGTCCGCGCCGGGTCGACCAGCAGCAGGAGCCCGTCCATGCGCGTCGGATCCCAGGCGGCGGCCAGCGTCTCGATCGCGCGCGGCCCGGTCCAGGCGGCGTCGGCGTTCATCGTCAGGACCGGGCCGTCACCCAGCACGCCCATCGCGTTGCGCAGCCCGCCGCCGGTCTCCAGCAGCGGATCCTCGACCAGCACCGTCAGGTCCCGGCCCGCGAGATGGGCCTGCAGCTGGCCCGCGTGGTGATGGGCGTTGACGGCCAGCGGTGCGGCGCCTGCGACCTGCTCCAAGGCGTGGTCGATCAGCGGCCGGCCCGCGACGCGGACCATCGCCTTGGGCATCGCGTCGGTCAGCGGGCGCATCCGCGTGCCCAGCCCCGCGGCGAAGACCATGGCCGCGATCATGCCGCGTCGCTCCGCCCGGCGAGCCGGCCCGCCCGCGCGCGGATCGCGTCGAGCCGGGCCGCGTCGGGCGCGGGGAGCGCGGCGCAGATCTCGCGCAGGGGGGCGAGGACGGGGTGGCGCAGGTCGTCTTGCAGGACCTGCCAGGTGGCGGGGATGAACTCCGGATAGCGCGTCTTGCCGTCGCGCAGGCAGAGCCGGGCGAAGACGCCGAGGATGCGCAGCGCGCGCTGGGCGGAGGTGACGGCGATCTGGGCGTCCAGCCGATCCGCCGCGATGCCGGTGGCGTCGCGGAAGGCTTCGGTCGCGGCGCGGCGGGCGGCGGGGCTGACGGCGCGGCGGGGATCGTGGATCAGCGAGGCGAGGTCGTAGGCCGCGGGGCCCGCCATCGCATCC includes:
- the addB gene encoding double-strand break repair protein AddB, translated to MARRTPGDPVIVAGSTASRAPTRALITAVTALPQGAVILPGLDRDMPEPAWTGLLGDGHGPAGAQDHPQYRHAALLADLGLARDDVPRWDGTAPAAPARNRLLSLALRPAPATDAWREEGPHLADVAAACAGITLLEAPTPGAEATTVALGLRAALAEGRRAALITPDRQLSRQVAAQLDRWGIEPDDSAGIPLGQSLPGRLLLMVADLRAPVLDSEALVALLKHPLTASGWDRPAHLARVRALELDLLRRAPIAFPDRRAVADWAGAEADEWTAWLCDLLDRLAPSAGAATLAEHAADHLEIAEHAARGPAADGAEDAVENGAGDLWKGVAGACARGVLRDLCACAGERGGAPLPPADHARILHGLIAAEEVREAVGPHPDVMIWGALEARVRTADRVILGGLVDGIWPDHPGADPWLNRAMRAQAGLRLPDRTVGLSAHDFQQAAAGAEIWLSRALRDDEAETVPSRWLNRLTGLLDGLGGEAAAALEAMRARGDGWLAQAARLSEPDARHPATLAPRPAPKPPTAHRPTRLSVTAVETLIRDPYAIYARAILGLRALDPLRQGPDARLRGSAIHDAMERFAREVPGEIDAAAADRLRAALEQTLASQAPWPGFRRLWLGKFDRMLPDFLRAEAARRAAGRPIAIERGAELAFDDPPFTLTARADRMDHRGDAVAIYDYKTGKPPTAKQQEAFAKQLLLEALMVTRGAFGDLPPRVAEVAYLGVGASYKEETVAVDAAILAETDREFRDLVGAYAEGRPYIARLAPDVLTFASDYDQLSRFGEWDDTQDATTIPVGRA
- a CDS encoding nucleotidyltransferase family protein; the encoded protein is MIAAMVFAAGLGTRMRPLTDAMPKAMVRVAGRPLIDHALEQVAGAAPLAVNAHHHAGQLQAHLAGRDLTVLVEDPLLETGGGLRNAMGVLGDGPVLTMNADAAWTGPRAIETLAAAWDPTRMDGLLLLVDPARTAGPCGADFGIAADGALTRAARPLGYTGAGIVKTEALARVPDRVFSLWELWRPMLAAGRLHGTRHPGGWADVGTPEGIARAEAMLAAAA